TTCTGCCGAAAAAAACTCCTGCGTCAAGATAAAGGGCGAAAAGACTTGCAGAAAGTCGCCCCTCGGGAAGGAGATTCCTTTGTAAAGGAATCTGGACATTGATAATGCGTTCTTCCTGTTTCACGAAGCCCTTGATTTCCTCGTAGAAGAGCAGCTGTCCTCCCGTTCCTTCGACAAGGCGCATCTGAACCGCCGTCGGAACCTGACGTGCCCAGAGGTGAATCGGGATGCCTCTGAAAAGGCAGTAGCCTAAAAGGAGTCGGGCCTCGTCCTCCCTCAGCTCCAGGTTGTCATCGAGCACGAGACCTGAGGGGCGTCGCTCAGCCAGATCTCGCAGGAGAAGGGCAGACGATAAAGTCCCCCTCTCGACGAGCATGGAGGGCAAGTCGGAGGGCAGATCGCTTTCCTCTGTTATCAGAAGGGGCAGCTCCTCCTTTATCCGCTCCTGCAGCGGGCTGATCCGCGGTTGAAGAGCCTTGTCCAGCCATGCGGCACTGATGGAAGGAGCCATCGCGGAGATCAGGTGGGCCTGTGGCCCAAAAGGTTCGATTTGCAGGTGCAAAACGGGCAGGTCTCCCTGGTTTTGGACGGAGAGGGGGCCCGAGACGAGAAAAAGGGGCCACGTGGCATTGAACCGAGGGGACCATCGGACGATTTTCCTTCCGTCGAAGGAGAGAGCCTGAAAAGATGTCCGTTCTCCGAACAGGGCCCACAGTTCTCGTGACGGAGGTTCGGCTACGAGAGTTTCAACCGTTTTTCCCTGGAGGAGGTCACAGATAAGGACTTCGCCGGTGCTTGTAAGGACGGCTGCCCGGCTGGGACCTCCGAGGAGAAGCACATCGAGAGGAGAGTCGACGGCAAGAGTCGTTAGAAGGCGGAGAGAGGGAAGTTCCAAAAGATGGAGGCATTGATTGCCTCTGTCGACAACGGCCAGATAGGGTCCCCATGCCGAGAGGGCAAGTGGGTCGAAAAGCGCCCTCTCTTTGGATAAAGGAGGGAACCACTCCTTCTCGATGGATCCCGACGAGGGGCGATAAAGCAGAATCCGCCGTTCCCCCCAGTCCGCCAGGACCAGAAGGTCGACGGCAGCGGGAACGGCGTCGGAGGGGGCGACGAGGGGAATCGCGCCGGAAGAGGCCAAGGCGAGTGTCTCCGACGCCAAGTCACCGCGATAAAGATTACCTTTGTCGTCGAGGACAAGGAAGACGTCGTTTCCCAGCGGGAGAACGGCTCGAGGCGAATGAGGAAGGGAGTAACGCCGCACTTGCGGCGTGTTTTCTCCCAGAGGAGAAAGCACGTAGACCTTTTTTTTAGGTGGATCGGAGAGATAAAGGTGGCCGAAGGCGAGAACGGGCTGATGCGGAGCCTCCATGGCGGGGATGCGCCAAGGGGAAAGGCCGAAAGCCAAGGGCAGCGTCGTCTGGAGACGCAAGTAGGCATCAGGCCAAAACCGGCCGAAGATAAGGCGATCGATGGCCTCTTCCTCCAGCATCGTCTGGGCCTGGATCCTTTCGGCAACTTCATCGCCGGCCTGAACTTCCAGGAAGGAGGAAAGTTGTTCCCGAGCCTTCTCCATCCGCCCCTGGCGACGATAGGCTAGGGCACGCAAGAGGTAGGCATCGATGAGATACGTATTCTTTTGCA
The DNA window shown above is from Aminithiophilus ramosus and carries:
- a CDS encoding tetratricopeptide repeat protein, whose translation is MAVTLPVADRVGAARFLVEAGTAYLQGNDEQVFSLLDEALQKNTYLIDAYLLRALAYRRQGRMEKAREQLSSFLEVQAGDEVAERIQAQTMLEEEAIDRLIFGRFWPDAYLRLQTTLPLAFGLSPWRIPAMEAPHQPVLAFGHLYLSDPPKKKVYVLSPLGENTPQVRRYSLPHSPRAVLPLGNDVFLVLDDKGNLYRGDLASETLALASSGAIPLVAPSDAVPAAVDLLVLADWGERRILLYRPSSGSIEKEWFPPLSKERALFDPLALSAWGPYLAVVDRGNQCLHLLELPSLRLLTTLAVDSPLDVLLLGGPSRAAVLTSTGEVLICDLLQGKTVETLVAEPPSRELWALFGERTSFQALSFDGRKIVRWSPRFNATWPLFLVSGPLSVQNQGDLPVLHLQIEPFGPQAHLISAMAPSISAAWLDKALQPRISPLQERIKEELPLLITEESDLPSDLPSMLVERGTLSSALLLRDLAERRPSGLVLDDNLELREDEARLLLGYCLFRGIPIHLWARQVPTAVQMRLVEGTGGQLLFYEEIKGFVKQEERIINVQIPLQRNLLPEGRLSASLFALYLDAGVFFGRNWLPLWGSARE